The following proteins are encoded in a genomic region of Gossypium hirsutum isolate 1008001.06 chromosome D05, Gossypium_hirsutum_v2.1, whole genome shotgun sequence:
- the LOC107903500 gene encoding (+)-delta-cadinene synthase (The RefSeq protein has 5 substitutions compared to this genomic sequence), with amino-acid sequence MASQVSQMPSSSPLSSNKDEMRPKADFQPSIWGDFFLNCPDKNIDAETQKRHQQLKEEVRKMIVAPMANSTLKLAFIDSVQGLGVSYHFTKEIEDELENIYHNNNDAENDLYTTSLRFRLLREHGFHVSCDVFNKFKDEQGNFKSSVTSDVRGLLELYQASYLRVHGEDILDEAISFTSNHLSLAVASLDHPLSEEVSHALKQSIRRGLPRVEARHYLSVYQDIESHNKVLLEFAKIDFNMVQLLHRKELSEISRWWKDLDFQRKLPYARDRVVEGYFWISGVYFEPQYSLGRKMLTKVIAMASIVDDTYDSYATYEELIPYTNAIERWDIKCIDELPEYMKPSYKALLDVYEEMEQLVAEHGRQYRVEYAKNAMIRLAQSYLVEARWTLQNYKPSFEEFKANALPTCGYAMLAITSFVGMGDIVTPETFKWAANDPKIIQASTIICRFMDDVTEHKFKHRREDDCSAIECYMEEYGVTAQEAYDVFNKHVESAWKDVNQGFLKPTEMPTEVLNRSLNLARVMDVLYREGDGYTYVGKAAKGGITSLLIEPIAL; translated from the exons ATGGCTTCACAAGTTTCTCAAATGCCTTCTTCATCACCCCTTTCTTCCAATAAGGATGAAATGCGTCCCAAAGCCGATTTTCAGCCTAGCATTTGGGGAGATTTCTTCCTCAATTGTCCCGACAAG AATATTGATGCTGAAACTCAAAAACGCCACCAACAATTGAAAGAAGAAGTGAGGAAGATGATTGTGGCACCAATGGCTAATTCAACCCAAAAGTTAGCCTTCATTGATTCAGTCCAAAGACTGGGTGTGAGTTACCATTTCACCAAGGAGATCGAAGATGAACTAGAGAATATCTACCATAACAACAATGATGCCGAGAACGACCTCTACACCACATCCCTTCGATTCCGACTACTCCGAGAGCATGGATTCAATGTTTCATGCG ACGTATTCAACAAGTTTAAAGACGAGCAAGGGAATTTCAAGTCATCCGTGACAAGCGATGTTCGAGGATTGTTGGAACTTTACCAAGCTTCCTATTTGAGGGTTCATGGGGAAGATATATTGGATGAAGCAATTTCTTTCACCAGCAACCATTTAAGCCTTGCAGTAGCATCTTTGGACCATCCTTTATCCGAAGAGGTTTCTCATGCTTTGAAACAATCAATTCGAAGAGGCTTGCCAAGGGTTGAGGCAAGACACTATCTTTCAGTATACCAAGATATTGAGTCCCATAATAAGGTTTTGTTGGAGTTTGCTAAGATCGATTTCAACATGGTACAACTTTTGCATAGAAAAGAGCTAAGTGAGATTTCTAG gtgGTGGAAGGATTTAGACTTTCAAAGAAAGTTGCCATACGCAAGAGATAGAGTGGTTGAAGGCTATTTTTGGATCTCAGGAGTGTACTTTGAGCCCCAATATTCTCTTGGTAGAAAGATGTTGACAAAAGTGatagcaatggcatctattgtAGATGATACATATGACTCATATGCAACATATGAAGAGCTCATTCCCTATACAAATGCAATTGAGAG GTGGGATATCAAATGCATAGATGAACTTCCTGAATACATGAAGCCGAGCTACAAGGCACTATTagatgtttatgaagaaatggaACAACTGGTGGCTGAGCATGGGAGACAATATCGTGTCGAATATGCGAAAAATGCG ATGATACGACTTGCTCAATCTTATCTTGTGGAGGCCAGATGGACTCTTCAAAACTACAAGCCATCATTCGAGGAGTTTAAGGCTAATGCATTGCCAACTTGTGGTTATGCCATGCTTGCTATTACATCTTTCGTTGGCATGGGAGATATTGTAACACCAGAAACCTTTAAATGGGCAGCCAATGACCCTAAGATAATTCAAGCTTCCACAATTATTTGTAGGTTTATGGATGATGTTGCTGAACACaag TTCAAACATAGGAGAGAAGACGATTGCTCAGCAATTGAGTGTTACATGGAAGAATATGGTGTAACAGCACAAGAGGCATATGATGTATTCAACAAGCATGTTGAGAGTGCTTGGAAGGATGTGAATCAAGAGTTTCTGAAACCAACAGAAATGCCAACAGAAGTTTTGAATCGTAGCTTAAACCTTGCAAGGGTGATGGATGTACTCTACAGAGAAGGTGATGGCTACACATATGTTGGAAAAGCGGCTAAGGGTGGAATCACTTCATTACTCATTGAACCAATTGCACTTTGA